A genomic region of Ochotona princeps isolate mOchPri1 chromosome 17, mOchPri1.hap1, whole genome shotgun sequence contains the following coding sequences:
- the CA4 gene encoding carbonic anhydrase 4: MPGALTLSTPLYSGPEKWGGSCQQNLQSPINIVTTKAKVNSNLGLFEFHGYDLKKTWPVTNNGHSVMVSLNSQVFIEGGGLDAEYQATQLHLHWSSGYNNGSEHSVDGKHFAMEMHVVHQKQTSRSEASGSDDTAVLAFLVEEGPTVNEGFDPLVNVLSNVSTPGTNATVNLSLWDLLPPEDKLGHYFRYFGSLTTPECSENVVWTVFQQHISLHRNQILAFSTKLFYDDHQQHNMTDNVRPLQSLGDREVYTSGASGRLLPLSLPTLLVPTFSCLMVAGLLFQ, translated from the exons ATGCCAGGTGCCCTGACTCTAAGCACCCCTCTTTACTCAGGCCCAGAGAAATGGGGGGGATCCTGCCAGCAGAACCTCCAGTCCCCCATCAACATTGTCACCACCAAGGCAAAGGTGAACAGCAACTTGGGACTATTCGAATTCCATGGTTACGACCTGAAGAAAACATGGCCGGTGACAAACAATGGGCACTCTG TGATGGTGTCACTGAACAGCCAGGTCTTCATTGAAGGAGGAGGGCTGGATGCCGAGTACCAAGCCACGCAGCTGCACCTGCACTGGTCCTCGGGGTATAACAATGGCTCTGAGCACAGCGTGGATGGGAAGCACTTTGCCATGGAG ATGCACGTGGTCCACCAGAAACAGACCTCAAGGAGTGAGGCCTCAGGCTCGGATGATACAGCGGTGCTGGCCTTCCTGGTGGAG GAGGGACCCACAGTGAATGAGGGCTTCGATCCCCTGGTGAATGTTCTGTCTAATGTTTCCACCCCTG GCACCAATGCCACAGTGAACCTGAGCCTGTGGGACCTGCTTCCCCCGGAGGACAAGCTCGGGCACTATTTTCGCTACTTTGGCTCTCTCACCACGCCAGAGTGCTCGGAGAATGTGGTCTGGACTGTGTTCCAGCAGCACATTAGCCTCCACAGAAACCAG ATCCTGGCGTTTTCCACGAAGCTGTTCTATGATGATCATCAGCAACACAACATGACTGACAACGTCAGGCCCCTGCAGAGCCTGGGGGACCGCGAGGTATACACATCTGGGGCGTCGGGACGGCTGCTGCCTTTATCCCTGCCCACTCTGCTGGTCCCCACATTCTCCTGCCTGATGGTTGCTGGCCTCCTCTTCCAATGA